In a single window of the Flavivirga spongiicola genome:
- a CDS encoding pyruvate dehydrogenase complex E1 component subunit beta, which translates to MKTIQFREAICEAMSEEMRRDESIYLMGEEVAEYNGAYKASKGMLDEFGAKRVIDTPIAELGFAGIAIGSTMTGNRPIVEYMTFNFSLVGIDQIINNAAKIRQMSGGQFKCPIVFRGPTASAGQLGATHSQAFENWFANTPGLKVVVPSNPYDAKGLLKAAIRDDDPVIFMESEQMYGDKGEVPEGEYVLPLGVAEIKREGTDVTIVSFGKIIKEAYKAADELAKENISCEIIDLRTVRPMDRKAILESVKKTNRLVVLEEAWPFGNVATEITYLVQSEAFDYLDAPIVKINTADTPAPYSPVLLAEWLPNSDDVIKAVKKVLYK; encoded by the coding sequence ATGAAGACAATTCAATTTAGAGAGGCTATATGTGAAGCCATGAGCGAAGAAATGCGCAGGGATGAAAGCATTTATTTAATGGGTGAAGAAGTAGCAGAATATAATGGTGCTTACAAAGCATCAAAAGGGATGTTGGATGAGTTTGGAGCCAAGCGTGTTATTGATACACCCATTGCAGAACTTGGTTTTGCAGGGATAGCTATTGGTTCTACGATGACCGGGAACAGACCGATTGTTGAGTATATGACGTTTAACTTCTCTTTAGTTGGAATTGATCAAATTATAAACAATGCTGCAAAAATAAGACAGATGTCCGGAGGGCAATTTAAATGCCCGATTGTGTTTCGTGGTCCTACTGCTTCAGCAGGTCAATTAGGAGCAACGCATTCACAAGCATTTGAAAATTGGTTTGCTAACACGCCTGGATTAAAAGTAGTTGTACCCTCTAATCCGTATGATGCAAAAGGTTTATTAAAAGCAGCGATTCGTGATGATGATCCGGTTATTTTTATGGAAAGCGAACAAATGTATGGAGATAAAGGTGAAGTGCCAGAAGGCGAATATGTATTGCCTTTAGGTGTTGCAGAGATTAAGCGTGAAGGAACAGATGTAACGATTGTGTCTTTTGGAAAGATCATTAAAGAAGCTTATAAAGCAGCCGACGAATTAGCTAAAGAGAATATTTCTTGTGAAATTATTGATTTGCGTACTGTTCGTCCAATGGATAGAAAAGCGATTCTGGAATCGGTTAAAAAAACCAACAGACTAGTAGTTTTAGAAGAAGCATGGCCTTTTGGGAATGTGGCCACCGAAATCACCTATTTAGTACAAAGTGAAGCGTTTGATTATTTAGATGCTCCGATTGTAAAAATTAATACTGCAGATACGCCAGCACCGTACTCACCGGTTTTATTAGCAGAATGGTTACCAAATAGCGATGATGTTATAAAAGCGGTAAAAAAAGTATTATACAAATAA